The genomic stretch GGTGTTGTTGATCCGGTTCACCATCTCGGCAGCGCTATCGACGTGGCGCCACGCGTTTGCCGGCTCCCGCTCGCGCAGTATCTGGGCCAGGTCGAGATACCCCCAGAGCGCCGCGAGCTGGTTCAAGAGGTCGTGGCGGGTGATGCTTGCCATGAGCTGGAGTTTCCGGTTGGCATCCGCGAGCGCTTTCTCCACGCGACGCCGTTCCTGGTTCTCGGCGGCCAGGCTCTCGTTGCTGCGCGAGAGATCCGCTACGGCCTCCTGGAGCTGTTCGTTCAAGGAGTGCAACTGCTCCTGCGCCTCCTGGAGTTCGGTGTTCTTCGTCACCGCGATGGTGTACGTCGAGAGAAGGGTGTTCAGGATCTTGAGCCGTCCTGCGGTGATGGTGTAGGTGCTGCCGGCGAAGGGGATCTCCAGTCCGGCGGGAGAATCTTCCGGTTCGGAGATCTCCCGCACCCGCATGACGGCCTCGATCTGGGAGCGGACATGCTCCGGGTCGACGGGTTTCACGATGAAATTGTCCGCTCCCGATGCAAGCCCTTTCAGCACGTCGGCGGGATCGAAGAGGCTGGTAACCAGGATGACGGGTGTATCCGGGTTCTGCTGCTTGATCCGGCGGCAGAGTTCGTACCCGTCTATCCCCGGCATCATGATGTCGGTCAGGACGATATCGGGCGTATCGACCTCCATCCGCCGTATCGCCTCGGTGCCGTCGGCGGCCAGGGTGACGTCGTATCCTTCCGTCTCAAGAACGTAACGGATGAACTCGGCCTGCGTCCTGCTATCCTCTACCACCAGAACGCGCATTCTCGTTCCTCCTGCATGCTTCTCTTCCATATCATCGCTCCTCTCTCTCTCCCTCGCGGCGACGCATCAGGCGCCGGACTATCTTGAGAAACTCTTCCGCCTCGAAGTTCTTCTTGACGATATATCCATCCGCCCCGACCGCCTTTCCCCGCTCCCGGTCTTCAGGTGAACCGAGCGAAGTGACGAGCACCACCCGGATCCGGGCAACCTGCCCGCCTTCGGCCCGGATCTTCTCGGTGAGCGTAAAACCGTTCATCCGAGGCATATCAACATCTGAAACGACCATATCAAACTCATGCTGCTTAAGCCTTGCGAATGCGTCGAGCCCGTTGACAGCGGTCTCCACCTGATATCCGGCTCCTTCGAGTATCGCCTGCAGCAGGGCACGCGACGTAACCGAGTCGTCGACAACCAGGATCCGCTGTTGTGTCGCCTGCGGGAGCACGGGTGCAGGCACCGGCCGTTCCGCCTGCATCGCGTCCTGGATCAGTTCGAGCGGATCGAGCACGAGCACCAGATGCCCGTCCCCGAGGGTCACGGCCCCGTCGATCCTCCGCACAGAGATGAGCTGGCTGCCGAGCGGCCGGACGACGATCTCCTGGACCCGGATCACTTCGTCGACCATGCCCGCGATCTGCCCGGCCCCGTAGGCGATGATGACGAGTGGCTTTGGCCGCTCCTCCTCCCCGGCAGGGCAGGACGAGGGGATGCCCAGGGCGTCGGTGAGCCGGATGACCTCGATCGTCTCTCCCCCGAGGCTGATCGTCGGCCGCCCCTTCGCGATGGCCAGGGAGTCCGGGCGAACCCGGAGAACCTGCTTCACCTGCTGCATCGGGAGGACGTATACCTGCCGCTCAGAGCGGACGAGGAGCCCGCGGAGGGTGGCCATCCTCACCGGGACGGTCAGGGTGATCGCCGTCCCCCTGCCGACGGTCGAGGAGACCGTCACCTCTCCCCCGAGACGGGAGACGGTGTCTTCCACGATCGCAAGCCCGAGCCCCCTCCCCGAGAGATCGGTGATGATCCGGCTCGTGGTCATCCCCGATCGGAAGATGAGCCAGATCGCCTCGCTGTCCGTGAGGGTTGCGTCCTCATCCGCCGTGATCACCCCGGTCTCGACGGCCGTCCTCCGGATCGCGCTGCTGTCGATGCCGGCGCCGTCGTCGGCCACCTCGATGCCGACCCGGCTCCCCGATCGGGGGAAGACCCGAATCCGCACGGTGCCTGTGGCGGATTTTTGCTCTGCTCTTCTGGTCTCAGGGCTCTCGATGCCATGATCGATGCTGTTCCGTATGAGGTGCGTGATGGGGTCCTTCAACGCATCGAGGATCCGGCGGTCGACCTCGATCTCGCCACCCTCGATCGCGAGGTCGACCGATTTCCCCGAGGTGCGGGAGAACTCTCTCACGAACGCGGAGAAGGGGGCGAGTATGGTTGAAGCCGGGAGCAGCGCGGCATCGTGGACGAGGTCCGAGATCTCGGATGTGCTCGTCTCGAGTGCCGACCGGTCGATCTCCATGGAACGCAGGTGCGTGGCGATATCGTGCTGGAGGTTGGTTATGAACTCGCGGTTGTACTCCTGGAACTCGACCGTTCGCTGGAGCGGCAGGAGAAGATCGGGAGGAATCGCCACCTTCTCTTCCCCGAAGGCTCTCCCGCGGATCGCCTGCAGGTCGTTGAACGCCTGGGAGTAGTTCCACTGCCAGAGGGAGAAACGGGTCGCCATCTCCTCGAGTTCGCGTATCCTCTGCGTGATGAAGAGCCGGGTCGTGAGGAGGCTCTCGGCTCCGGCGGTGAGCCGGTCGAGTTTGTGGGCGGCAATCCGCACCATGCCCCGGTCGGTTCCCTGCTCGCTGCCGTTATAGGGACCCGGCATTTCGGGCGCGTGGTTCTCCCCGGAGGCCGGACCCGTTCCGGCCGGTCGATCTTCCGGGAAACCGCTCGGGACCGTCTCTTTCCTGCCGGGGACGGCCCGGAGCGCCGCGTTGATCTCCGCCGGCGAGGCGTCGGGTCTCTCTCCCTGAAGGAGACTTTTTATGACCGCGATTGCCCGGTGGAAGAGATCAAAGTCGTCCACTCCGGGGACGTACTCTCCCCGCTTCACAAGGGAGAAGACGGTCTCGAGGTTCTGGCAGATGGACTCGATATCCCGGAGGTTGACCGCGCGTGCCGCTCCTTTCAGGCTGTGAACCGTCCGGTAAATCCGCTCGACCAGATCGGGCGTCGGCCCGGCCTTCTCAAGCGCGATCAGCCCCTCGGTGATTGCTTCAAGGTGCCCGTCCGCCTCCTCGCGGAACGTCTCGAGGAGACGGGCACGAAATACGTCGTCCGATCCGGTCATGGCAGATCGTGCTAGACCCGGTACTGCTGGGTGATCCTCTTTAAGCGGGCGCCGAGCTCGTGCAGGTCCTCGGCGGTCTTCTCCGCCTTGTGGGTGGTCTCGAGGTTCTTCTGTGCCGCGTCACGGATGTTCTCCATCGCGCGTGAGATCTGGTCTATCCCTGAGGCCTGTGTCTGGATCGAGGAGGCGATCTCGATGACCTCCTGCGAGGAGTCGGCTATCGACCGGGCGAGCACCTCTATCGCCTCCTGGGCGTTGTTCGTCAACCGGGCTGCGTCCGCCACGGACCGGATCCCCTGCTCGGTCGAGACCGCGGTCGAGGTGACTCCCTGCTGGATATCGGTGAGGATGGCCCGGATGTTCGAGGTCGCCTTCTTCGACTGCTCGGCAAGGTTATGGATCTCGTTTGCGACGACCGCAAACCCTTTCCCGAACTCTCCGGCTTTTGCGGCCTCGATGGAGGCGTTCACCGCGAGCAGATTGGACTGCTCGGAGATGTCGGTCACGGTCGCGATGATCTCGCCGACGGCCTGGCTCTGCTCGGAGAGCCGGATGACGTTCATCCGGACGATATCCATCTCTCGCTGGATCTGGTTCATGCCCTCGAGGATCTCCCGCACCGATTTCTGGCCGTCCTTTGAGACATCCAGCGCCCGCATCGCCTTCTCCGAGACGCCTTTCGTCTTCTGGTTCACGAGTTCGGTCTTCTTCCTGACGCTCTCGACCGAGTCCGAGGTCTCGTTCACCGTTGCAGCGGTCTGTGAACTGGCCGCGGAGAGCTGGCTCGTGACCGCCAGTATCTCGTTTGAAGCGAGCGAAAGAACCGAGACGCCTTCGTAAAGTTCCTCGCTGATCAGTTTCATCAGCCGCGAGAGTTCGATCCCGATGGTGTTGAGGGCGTCGCGGTAGGCGACGAACTCCCCGGCGACCGGGATCTTCTCGTCGAACCGGGCGGTGAAGTCGCCGGAAGCGTAGAATCGCGCAAGCCGCATCGCCTCGTTCACCGGTTCGGTGATCGATTCGAGGGTCTTGTTGAACCCGGCGATGATCATCCGGTAGCCGCCGCGGAACGCTTTCTCATCGCCGCGGATGGAGAGATCGCCCGCACGGGCGGCATCGGTGAGTTTGAGCGTCTCTTTGTGAAGGTGGTCGAGCGACTGGACCATCATCGCGAGCGCGGGACGTATCTCGTCGCCCTCGTCGGCGACCGGGAACTCCTGGACGTACTCGCCGAGAGCGATCTTTTTGAGGTTCCCGACGACGTTCGTCTGGAGATCGCCGGCGAACTCGTCCATCGTCCTGGCCATGACCCCGATCTCGTCCTGACGCCTGATGTTGAGCCGGGCGGAGAGGTGTCCGCTGCGGAGTTCTTTGAGCATCAGGACGACCTGCTGCAGGGGATCGGAGATTGAGCGGCCGAAGAGGATGGCGATCGCGACGCCGATGGCGATGGATGCGAGGACGACGACGACGATCGTGTTCCTGATAGTGTCTATCGGCCCGGTGAAGTCGGAGAGTTCGGCACGCGAGACGATGTACCAATCGAGCGGTTCGTAGTAGGTATAGGCGTCGATGATATCGGTGCCGTCGATCTGGTGGCGGATGACCCCGACCTTGTTCTGGAGCATCTCCTTGGCGAACTCTTCGCCGGCCCAGTTCTCGCCCTCGAGGGACGGATGCACGAGAACCTGCCCGGCGCTGTCGATGACGAACATGTAGCCGTTTCTGCCGATGACCGTCTCCTTGAGGCTCGACTTGACGACGTCGAGCGTCTCCTGCTCCTCCGTCCCGACGAAGAGAACTCCGACGATGTTTCCGCGGCTATCCTTTATCGGTTCGTATGCGGTGACGTAGCGCTTGCCGAAGAGGTCCCTGCTCCCGTAGTAGGTCTCTCCCTGGTTCACCACGACGTCGTAGACGTTCTGGGTCAGCTCGGTCCCGACCGCCCTCGTCCCGTCGTTTCCGATGACGTTCGTGGAGATCCTGACGGCATTGTCGTCGTAGACCTGGAAGACCGTCGCCGCGCCGCCGACCAGCGACTGGACCTGGTCGACGATCTCGAAGTTGTCGTTGATGACGTACGGGTTGCTGTCCCCGTCCACCAGCGTCAGTTTCCCGTCGATGACCTCCGGAGTGCCCCGGGCGTAGAAGTTCTCGTGGAGGACGTTGAGGTCGCTGTTCACCTTGTTGCGCGTGAGTTTGTAGACGTCGTTGGTCCATCCCCGCGCGTCGTGCACCTGCGTCTCGAGCAGCGTCTCGATCTGCTCGTTAATCACACCGCTCGAACTGGTATACGCCACTATGCCGAGCATAAGCGTCGGGATGATCGCCAGAAATAGGCAGATGACGAGGATCTTCGTCCCGACTTTCATGTCTGAAAAAAATGTGAACATGCTACCTCCGTTCCACTCGCTCTTGTACGACGACTTAATAGATTGATGCGCACTCCGGGTTAAATAATGATCTGTCCTGTGAATGACGCCCAGGGCTCCCGTTAGAGCTAATAGGGAGATAAAACCGGTCTATTTTCTTGTCTGGTCAATCACCATCGCGGGGTCGGCGAGGATCGCGGCCGCGTCGAGGACGATCACCGATCCGTCTATGGCGCCCAGGAGGTAACGCTGCTCGATAGGCGTCGTGTCGGGCTCTACGGGGGAGAACGGGTCGGTCGGCCGGATGTAGATGTCCGTGATGTAATCTGCAAGAACTCCAAAGGTCATCGTCCCGTCGGAGAGGACGATGACCCGGTTGAGGTCGGTCAGGCCGTGCTTCGGGATCGAGAAAAGTGCGCGGAGATCGACGACGGAGATGATCTCGCCCCTGACGGCACAGATCCCGACGATGAAGTCGGGAACCCCGGGGACCGGGATGATCTCGTGCATGATGAAGACTTCGCGGATGTACTGTGTCTTGATGGCGTACTCCTGACCCGCGAGCCTGAACGTGAGGAGTTCCGAGAACGGGGTCTCGCCATTCTCTTTCTTGGGCCGCGCAACCGCCCGCGCCCGTTCTGCGAGGATCTCACCGGCCTTTTCGGCGTCGTGAGGCGGTGTCGCCCCCCCGGCAACGGCCGCGCCGTCCGGGAGGAGGTGGTGCGCGATCTCTTCCGCTGCAAGGAATGCGCCGAGATCGTGGACGATGATCTCTCCTTCTTCGGTCGGCAGCACGCCGGGAGAGGAGGAGGCGTCGGGCGGGAGTTGCACCCGGCTCTCCTGCACCCCCCGCACCCCGTCCGCCCAGAGGGCCACGCATTCTCCGGAGGGGTGAGCGATGATGAGGACGTCGGTGGGGAGAGGAGGGCGCTCGGCGAGCCCGAGAAGACTCCGGAGCGAGTAGACCGGGACGGTTC from Methanoculleus chikugoensis encodes the following:
- a CDS encoding ATP-binding response regulator; translation: MRVLVVEDSRTQAEFIRYVLETEGYDVTLAADGTEAIRRMEVDTPDIVLTDIMMPGIDGYELCRRIKQQNPDTPVILVTSLFDPADVLKGLASGADNFIVKPVDPEHVRSQIEAVMRVREISEPEDSPAGLEIPFAGSTYTITAGRLKILNTLLSTYTIAVTKNTELQEAQEQLHSLNEQLQEAVADLSRSNESLAAENQERRRVEKALADANRKLQLMASITRHDLLNQLAALWGYLDLAQILREREPANAWRHVDSAAEMVNRINNTVRFTAEYQKVGSAAPTWQEIRTIVERSEKYVSTGKVTLENAVPAGVEIFADPLIEKVFSNLIDNALRYGETITTITFSLKQDGETYTLLCEDDGVGIPADEKEKIFTYAHGMNTGLGLFLAREILAITGISIQETGIPGNGARFEILCPAETIRAPGRQTG
- a CDS encoding hybrid sensor histidine kinase/response regulator; amino-acid sequence: MTGSDDVFRARLLETFREEADGHLEAITEGLIALEKAGPTPDLVERIYRTVHSLKGAARAVNLRDIESICQNLETVFSLVKRGEYVPGVDDFDLFHRAIAVIKSLLQGERPDASPAEINAALRAVPGRKETVPSGFPEDRPAGTGPASGENHAPEMPGPYNGSEQGTDRGMVRIAAHKLDRLTAGAESLLTTRLFITQRIRELEEMATRFSLWQWNYSQAFNDLQAIRGRAFGEEKVAIPPDLLLPLQRTVEFQEYNREFITNLQHDIATHLRSMEIDRSALETSTSEISDLVHDAALLPASTILAPFSAFVREFSRTSGKSVDLAIEGGEIEVDRRILDALKDPITHLIRNSIDHGIESPETRRAEQKSATGTVRIRVFPRSGSRVGIEVADDGAGIDSSAIRRTAVETGVITADEDATLTDSEAIWLIFRSGMTTSRIITDLSGRGLGLAIVEDTVSRLGGEVTVSSTVGRGTAITLTVPVRMATLRGLLVRSERQVYVLPMQQVKQVLRVRPDSLAIAKGRPTISLGGETIEVIRLTDALGIPSSCPAGEEERPKPLVIIAYGAGQIAGMVDEVIRVQEIVVRPLGSQLISVRRIDGAVTLGDGHLVLVLDPLELIQDAMQAERPVPAPVLPQATQQRILVVDDSVTSRALLQAILEGAGYQVETAVNGLDAFARLKQHEFDMVVSDVDMPRMNGFTLTEKIRAEGGQVARIRVVLVTSLGSPEDRERGKAVGADGYIVKKNFEAEEFLKIVRRLMRRREGEREER
- a CDS encoding methyl-accepting chemotaxis protein produces the protein MKVGTKILVICLFLAIIPTLMLGIVAYTSSSGVINEQIETLLETQVHDARGWTNDVYKLTRNKVNSDLNVLHENFYARGTPEVIDGKLTLVDGDSNPYVINDNFEIVDQVQSLVGGAATVFQVYDDNAVRISTNVIGNDGTRAVGTELTQNVYDVVVNQGETYYGSRDLFGKRYVTAYEPIKDSRGNIVGVLFVGTEEQETLDVVKSSLKETVIGRNGYMFVIDSAGQVLVHPSLEGENWAGEEFAKEMLQNKVGVIRHQIDGTDIIDAYTYYEPLDWYIVSRAELSDFTGPIDTIRNTIVVVVLASIAIGVAIAILFGRSISDPLQQVVLMLKELRSGHLSARLNIRRQDEIGVMARTMDEFAGDLQTNVVGNLKKIALGEYVQEFPVADEGDEIRPALAMMVQSLDHLHKETLKLTDAARAGDLSIRGDEKAFRGGYRMIIAGFNKTLESITEPVNEAMRLARFYASGDFTARFDEKIPVAGEFVAYRDALNTIGIELSRLMKLISEELYEGVSVLSLASNEILAVTSQLSAASSQTAATVNETSDSVESVRKKTELVNQKTKGVSEKAMRALDVSKDGQKSVREILEGMNQIQREMDIVRMNVIRLSEQSQAVGEIIATVTDISEQSNLLAVNASIEAAKAGEFGKGFAVVANEIHNLAEQSKKATSNIRAILTDIQQGVTSTAVSTEQGIRSVADAARLTNNAQEAIEVLARSIADSSQEVIEIASSIQTQASGIDQISRAMENIRDAAQKNLETTHKAEKTAEDLHELGARLKRITQQYRV
- a CDS encoding chemotaxis protein CheW, whose translation is MTHLLFFTVEGIPCALPLAEIRQVVGMVELRPETGRRRGGAGTMNLHGRTVPVYSLRSLLGLAERPPLPTDVLIIAHPSGECVALWADGVRGVQESRVQLPPDASSSPGVLPTEEGEIIVHDLGAFLAAEEIAHHLLPDGAAVAGGATPPHDAEKAGEILAERARAVARPKKENGETPFSELLTFRLAGQEYAIKTQYIREVFIMHEIIPVPGVPDFIVGICAVRGEIISVVDLRALFSIPKHGLTDLNRVIVLSDGTMTFGVLADYITDIYIRPTDPFSPVEPDTTPIEQRYLLGAIDGSVIVLDAAAILADPAMVIDQTRK